The Ziziphus jujuba cultivar Dongzao chromosome 1, ASM3175591v1 genome segment CCCTGAAAAATGTTGGAAAAGTACGAGAAATTATAAGACTCCTATTAGCCCCTTTACcatgagaaaaatataaattttatagtttgaaCCATGCAGACATTTGACTTAGTTATGCATTTTAGCAGCAAGTAATTTATTTTGACTGTGAACTATGATCATATTAGTCTCCAGCTATGGTAAGCCAAGAAAAGTGATGATTTAAATGGTTTTCCCAGTTTTTGCTTTTCGTATGGCAATTTTCCCTGGATGCTTAATGTCAAGTTTAGGAGGTCTCATATAGTTCGTAACCTTTCCTTTTGGATTCCAAATCATTACATAAACAACCTTTTACTAGTCTCACAGTTTTCCACAAGATAAGAgaacaattttagaactttatgCATTTGAGATGCATTttgaggttaaaaaaaaaaaaaataaaaataaaaataataataaaataaataaataaataactaaaaactacttctgataaatatattatcaaagaTGTATTCATTCCTATGTAATGAATAGGTAATGAACTTAGAATGTGTGATAATGAGACAGGAAAGTGATACTGAGACTCTAGCTGCTTTGATGGAACACCCCACTCTGCTGTCTGCCTCCAATTCGTTCAAGGCTACTCCAGAAAGGAAGTTCTCTGTTCCTGAAGAGTCAGTCACAGAGAGATCAGCACAGAGTAAATTGGTCTATTTGTTCCAAAGAGAATTCGCAACTGTGGATCCTGCACTAGTGGATGTATGTTTATTTGCTTGTTCTTAATTCTGACAATTACAAACTTCTGAGATGAATGTTAATTCATACAGTATAGATGGAGTGTCCTGTCCTTTTCTTCCCTTAGTCTAATAAACATTATGGGGTGTTGCTCCGACCGATGAGTTTTTCCTCTGCCATATCAATTAGTTGGGGTATATTAAAATCAGATTCCAAGTGAAGCTTAAGAGGATTGTTAgattcttttacttttatttgatGTCTTTCTTGCAAGCATGAAAGTGGCTGGTTGACAAACCAACTGAACTGtgtttttatttaccaaaaccaAGTCACCTTGTCGTTGTTCTTAGATCTTAAGGTAGCCTAGTCTgcactaaaaatatttaaaattttcttaattagCATTTAAATTTCAGTAACTTCATCATAATATTAACTATATTTAgtatttggtttattgttgttAGACCTAGAACTGTCATAGAAATTTGCACTTCCTTCTTAGTTAACTCTCCACATCAAGAGTGTCATTGATTTTACAATTACTTCGTTTGACGTCAATTTGTTTCTCACCATGTCCCATGTAAAAAGTTTGTTGGCACTGACGAAGCAACAACCTGCATAGGCCTTGCCATTAGGAACCGGAAAAATGGAATGTAAgatatttttttgttggagataaataattttctagAGATCTTACCAGATGTAATAGAGTTTTTTTAACATGTAGTGCTGTGCTCTTTATTGTCATTTGAAACACAGGATCTCAGTTGCTCATGTAGATTCTCCGGAAATTGTGGATATGGGTCTCTCCCAGATGCTTTCAGGAGTTGTTGATTTTAATTTGGATGCTGACTTGGATGTATGTCtctttgaacctcaagaaatgtGTTGTACAAATGAAACTTTCTTCTAATCAATTTGACCTGCTGTTGCAATTGAAAAACCTGCAGGTGCATCTTCTTGGAAGTTTTGAAGATTTCCCCCCTAGAGTTTAGTCCAGAGTCCTCTACtttgttattgatttttctAGAGATGTAGTTATTCATGCAGATACCAGAGTTATTGAAGCTGAATTCTTGAACTTTTGTGCAGCATTCTGATTATAGCACTAATTcagaaaatcatgaaaatatGGATGGTTTTTCATTGCCATTATGTACCAAAATTGTTGAAACTTTGAGGAGTAGGCGGGAGAAATTCCACATTCAAACTCTCTGCATTCTTGGGCATAACACTAGAAGGGATTCTAACAATGTTGCATACCCGATTTTCAATGGGTTGGTGGTGAGCTTTACGTTTATTATTTCCTATTTGCTTATTGCATGATATATAATAGTTTGTTGATCTTTTGATATCTTTATTAAGAAAAGAGgggacttttttatttttttatttttttttataatttattttgttaactcATTACAAACTCTTTAATCAATAAGCACCCTTGTTTATTTCCTTCTACTGCGTTTGCAtctttgttttatctttttaataaatGACTAACAGTGTAACTTCATATCATGACTTGTGAGTCCTGAGTGGTTACTCATCTCTTCCGCTGgatttattttgcatttaaaCAGGTAGAAACTTCTAGTGGTTCTGTCCTTCCAGCCAGTTTTAACAGAACTTCAAGATGTCCCGATGAAGTTGTCAGGAGAATTCGAGTAACCGCAGCTTATGAGGACAGTACCTGGAATGGCAAGTTACTGGAAACATATGATACTCAAACGGATAGATTCATAATTGCTCCTTGCTACTGGTAAGAGTTTCGCTTCTTGGTCTATATCTTCAGCTTCTAGTTGTCTGGAGCCTGTTAAACCAGTAAAAAGAATATTGAGTTGTGCCAAGTTATATGTTATTGCATTTCATTGTTTATCACTTCAGCAGTGCGAAgttattctcttttctttcttttcttttccttttattttttttatgtattttacatGCTCATTTTCCACATTATACTTATGCACTGTGCTTTATTGTTTCTACTGATTTAGGACCCGTCGTCAAGTTCAAATTGCCAATTCACTGAAATATCTATCAGATACAGAAATCCTCCATGTATGTTCTACTTCACCTTCTGCTGAGGGCCCAGATTTTGTAGAAAATGAAAGAAGGTAACACATTAATTTGAGCACCTCTAATAGTGCTCTCTacctttatttatcttttttattatcgaaaaaatatataacatactTTTATTAAATCAGAATCAGACAACAAAACGCCACACCCATCATATTCACCCCTAGAAGATAATAATTACTCAATAGTGCTCTCTCCTTATGGAGAGATTATTCATTACACCATATGTATACACGCACCCTCCATCCTATGTGAGAGGGAGCGTGTATACAAATAGAGTATTGAATAATTTTTGCTTCTCATGGCATGTTTATCTGGTGTTTGAAGACTTGCAGCAAAGCCTATTTGTATGCATTTTATGAAATAACGACTTGTTTTagagtaaattaattatttgactGTATTGtctgtttgtttctttttgagaaaaaaattccattaaCCTCTCTTAGTGTTTGACATAATTAAGGAACATCGTCATTGTTTGAAAATTAATCAGTTGGTTCTCTTACTGCGAATATGAAGTTGTTTAATTTCCTTTACCACTTCAGGATATGGGATTACTTGATAAAACAACCAGATTGGAGAAAAACCTTCCCCGGAAAGCGGCCACGCATTTTCGAGAGAACTGACACTGGAGGCTGGAAAAGGTGCTAATTGTAACGCTTACATTGTCATTGATACTAGATTCATCTATGAAAATGGACTTGCTTATTATATCTTAGAGTTGATTATGGTGGTTAGAATGCAGACTTTTCTCATCTCTCTGTGAAACTATATTATTCTATCGTACAAGGCTGTGTATTTGCAATACTATATTTCTTGTAGGAATAATGTAAACACCATAGAGAAATTTTAGAGATCATAAATTTGATAAGTAATAGAATTACAAATCAAATAGGAGAAGTGTATGGTTggaatcatttatatttatgtgttgCTTTACATGTCATATGTTAATGGTTAATGCTAATTGTTGCAGGGCAATAAttcaaaacatttttattttcgcTTCGTATCATTTCGCTACGGTGTTTTTAtcgaaattttaataatttatagttttttgacttttggaaaagtttttttaatatttagttaTGAAACTTTAGGCCCGTGACCCACTGGCGTAAAGTAAAGAAACTACGGCTTTGATGCTCCTTAGTTTGACCAACTCGTCTCATTATTCTTGGGCCAAATTGGCATACTCGGCTGAAAGACTCACTCATttggaatgtttttttttttttttttttttttttttttttttttttttttttttttaacaccaccatctttttggtttttttggtccCACTATTATtgcataaattttcaaagatGCCATTCTTCATTGAATGTTTCTGAAACTCTAGCTTAATAATATCACATAATATCAACCTAATAGTATTCAGTTGCTCGTGCATGTCAAATTAAATATCTTCAGCTAACAAGAATTAAACTTGCTCTTGatctttattaaatatatatatatataggtagatATATTTGCAATAGATATATAACTTtacttcatttttatatatatacatacacacgtaatataatttatatgtatgcattacttaattattctaaatataattttatttgacaaaGGAGATTTAAATCTCTCCCAAACATCCATCCTTAATTATATTTTctctctaaatttttattttaataaatattttaaaatttaaatgttttgTCGAGTAACATTCTccatcaaatataattatatttagaacaatttaaaaaaatatatgagtaAATTATATTATACTTGGATGGATTAAATGTTTTTATATCTGCTTTTAGTAAATAATtcagtttttaatataaaagtaCATTTAATTCTAGttagtttaatatatttatattgttaattgaTATATACTGAACAATTTGTTTAAGGAACAtttaacaaatacatatatgtatatatgtatatatatatatatgtattggaaGTTTGTGTAATAGAGCGATCATTTTCACTTTTCACTTTGAAATTTCTAGCGTTTTATTTTCTAGGAAATTTGGAtccattttatatgatttttatgtgGATTTCCTTGTTTTATGAACTGTGGGATGTGAAGCATGTAGATACTGAAGGAGAATCTTATGCCTAGATACTGTGGCAAAGCTTAagattctctattttttttttttttttttggggggtaaataTTAATTGCTATTAAGCACAAAAAGCCTCCGAGAGGAGGATTACAGAGCGACAAAGAAAGAATTAGGCAAAACAGCCAAGTGAATGTCATCAGGGATATTAACTAAATCAAcacaatcaaaacataaatcacAATTAAGagcaatagatttttttttttttttttttgataatcaaAGCTTAAGGTCCTCTATTGGTGGAGGAAATTTACATGAATGTATATAAAATCTAACAAGACTAAATATAGTTTTTatgtaaatcaatttaataagtTTACCCATTTGAATTCAAACATGCATATAATATAAAGTTTttatataagtatttttttggtcaacaaaACTTTTAAATAGTCTTTAAATAGGTTGCCACACAATTCTCTATTTATAATTAGTAATTACTaatatatttggtaaacaaaaaataaaaaaatactaatatatatatttaaataatttttatattttatgtaccaaagaaaaagaaaatttattgcCACATTTTGaaacagaaaaatattattcaccTCCTGTAATGTAAAGTTTGAGGTTTGATTTATACTCAATTGGACTAGTAATaggatatgtatatatgattaaACTATTGGCAAAACCTTGTTGGTGTGGatgtaatttttccttttagaaAATCCATTCCTAATTTTCCTACCTACATACAATGCTTATAAAGTTGGTAgactatgttttaattttttgttgaaaaaaaaaaatttaaaggttttccattggcaaagcggtactttttttattttgaagttagGTTGGAATTTGTATAATAGCCAATCATTCGGAGAAATAGATAGATAATTAGACAtgggttttcatttttaacGAGTTGGagtgtcaaatttttttattcttgatgGACCACTTTTAAAGGCTTGAAAAACATAAATTCAAAAAGGAgggataaaatttcaaaacatacCATTTTACTACAACGACCGACCACCTTATAAAACTTTCTATTAATAGGTCACACTCAAAATTGGGTTCGTCGTACATTTTTTGATCCAcatcataatttattaattaatttatatctcTCGAGACAACCAACACAACATAATGATTTATAAGCACCACAACCCGACCCGATATATAACCCACCCCACTATCAGTATTTCGTATCTAGGGTTTTATAAAGTTGAATTGACCATAAGGTTCATAAATAAGTGAAGAAAACGACAAAAATACTGAGGGCAACTTAGGGAACTCAATAATGGCAAAAATGGAAATGCAAAAAGTTAAGTAGGGACAACATGGTCAGTCCGGCACCTCCGAAGCAAATTCATGTATCCTATTAGGGTTGCGTGCTTTTCTcctgattatatatatgtaaacaccATTTAAATAccgtctttttttttctcttttttttttttgaattttaaaaaatatatatttaaaaaaataaaaaagtgaaagatttgaaaaaaataggaaccaaaacaaataaagagtgagagagaaagaggctTTCGATCTAATCCAttaatctttaaaatttttttggttttttttttttttttttttttttttttttttggaagagaGTTGGATGTGATGAGTAAAGAGCAAACGAAGCAAAATAGGACATGGGGGACTTGGGAGGAGCTGTTGCTGGCATGCGCCGTGAAGCGCCACGGCTTGAGCGACTGGGACTCCGTAGCCATGGAAGTTCAGAGCCGAACATCTCTCCCTCATCTACTCACCACCGCCCAGAACTGCCGGCTCAAGTACAACGACCTCAGCCGCCGCTTCACCTCCACCGACGTCGTCTTCGACCATTCCCGGCCGGAGAATGGCTCCGGCGTCGCTGCCGTCACGGTCGATGATATTCCCTGGCTCGATCAGTTGAGGAAGCTTCGAGTCGACGAACTCCGTCAAGAGCTCGAGCGCTACGACGTTTCCATTTTGTAcgtctttcttcttttttttgaaaaattcgaCGTGAAATATTTAACTGTTTTCTGTTAATAATAAACGCATAGATCTGCggagtttttatattttatattttattttgttttatttattttttatattttatatttttattgttttaggtCGCTGCAGTTGAAGGTGAAGGAATTGGAAGAAGAACGAGAACAGGGATTGAAGGACGACGAGGGCCATAAATCAAAATCAGATCTGGAGGATTCTAACCAATACAGATCAGAAAACGACAAATCGCAAAACGATCAAAAAGAAACGGACAAAAACGGCGACGCGGTGGTGGTTCTCGGTGGACAACCCGACCCGGAGAACCATTCCGTCAAGGAGTCCAACTCGACGGGTCGGAAAAGCGACAACGACAAGGTCGGTGGCGAGGAGATAAAATCCGAATTGGAACAGGACCGTAGCGGTCCAGGAGAGGACGGCCCGGTTTCGAGAGCGTCAGAACCTGTCGGGAAAGAGTCCGAATCGGATTCGGACTCGGACAAGGGGAGCTCCGACACTGTGGGTAAAAACCCGAGGGTGGTTGAGTCATCGGAACCCAGTCGGAGATCGAAAGCGGACGAGTCGTCCGAGTTGCGAGACTCGGCGGCTCAGTCGAAGGGAGAGACGAGGGAAAGCGGGGAGGTGCAGAGCTCGGCGAGCTTGACGAGGAAGAGGAACGGGAAACGACGTCGGAGGAAGGAGGTTAGCGACGGTAGCAGCGGCGGCGAGGAGGCTTCGGAGGCTCACGAGGAAGTGTCGGCTCGTTCACGGCCTTTGTTTGGGCTTCTGCAGACGGTCCGAACCCATCAACACGGCTCATTGTTTGAGCGCCGGCTTCAAAGCCAGGTATTGGTTTTCAATTCCCATTGCTGTTTAACGGGTTTAATTTCAGTTTATCTTTTTTACCCGATTTTATTTTTCACCTTTTATACCCATAAcccaatgataataataatttcaccggtaaaaaggaaaaaaaatattaaaaagttctTTCGGGGTATTTTGCCAACAAAAGTTTCCAATAATTTGGGACCACTACAAAGTGATAAAAAATAGGCATTCGGAATAATTAACTATTATGGACACTTATTCCGCTGTAACAAATGAGaaaacgagaaaaaaaaaaaaaaaatcttacccAAAGTTTATAAGGATCTTtctaaggggaaaaaaaaaaaaaaaatccctaagttctattttattttaccaaaagatttgataaataaatattgtgaAAAATGATACCAGATTTAAAGGGTACGGTGGTATCCTtcttctataaataaataaaataatcaattgtATAGATAAACGTGCATTCAActtgtttatttctttatgctttataaaataattaaaacgttatttatgtatttatatatttgttttgtgaaaacatatttttgtatgcccctataaaatatatatttgatgttttatatatatagatatatattaaatatatacctTGTTTGGTTATAAGTATAATTCAAGCAATGAAAGGTGGTGGTGGAGCGTTGTAACTCAATCTGAACAAAACGTGTCCTACTCGTATAGATGGAAATATTGGTTCAACTCAATTCAACTCCCACCACGTAgaatactttattattattattatttagctCGGAAATTGgcttgtttaatttgttttaacgaaaatatgaaatataaggAGAAAAGTTTTACAAAAGTGCGATGAGTCCTAATGGACCCCTTTTATTTTGGTGAATGTCCTAATGGGTCCCTTACTAGCAAATCAAAAATGTGTGATTTCTCAGGCAAAAAAAGGACAGaattataaaagtaaaaataaaaaataacaataaatagtgAAGTGTGTGATAGCTATGAGACCAAGCATAAAAGCTGTGGTTATTGAAAAGAtgttaattcctttttttttttttttttttttttaattttaaattttttaattgccAATGGGCAATGACTTGTTTGATAATATGCCACAACCATCGGTTTTCCTCCCAACTAATGCACTCTTGTCTTGTGGTCCCTCCTCTTTCATGGATACCTTCCCCGTTCAAGGCCCATTTCATCCTTTTTATTTGGGAACCCAACACAAAAAAAACCTATGTATATCAATATTAGAAGGGCATATCAATATCTGATTTGATAAAATCTTCACAGtagattttgtttgtttataaattatttttttagtcattGATTTTCTTGCTTTTTATGTCTTACTCGTAAAATTTAGGAGCATATATTTTATATCGTACCGTGTTTGATTACCTAACATGGCACGTTCATGATTAtatattacttatttatatattttatataaaatgagaccccaaaaaacaaaaaaagtgaaGTGTCAAATAAGACACGTCaacgtaattttttttttagttgaaaatataaaatatagggGCATGGCCTTTTCCTTTGTCCTTGTAATATTCCACCATCGTGTCTGAAGTGacgctctttttattttattttgttttgagatCAGTTGTTGTGTTTaccaaaattcatatttatatactaTTTTTTAAGACAAAAAGTATTCAAATTGATATTAGCCTCAAAGTTGAAAAGGGAATATCTTATTacgttacatatatatatatatatatatatctaggtaTTATATTTAATggctaataaaattttattcacaTTAATTGTCGGATGATGATAAtccaaatatcaataaaatttttgtttttattctgtTCTTCTTCTTATCATTATTAGCGAAtgcctctttttttattttatattttttttatattttgtaataatgcctttttcttttttattattattattggtaaaatgttttataagattataaaattaagggataaaaaaaaaaaaaaaaaaaccaagcatAACCAACTTTTTTGGATTGGTATGATGCAGGAAACTGACGGGTACAACAACATGATCCGTAAGCATTTGGATCTAAAAGCCATTGAAACAAAGC includes the following:
- the LOC107410331 gene encoding protein N-terminal asparagine amidohydrolase, which translates into the protein MIFVDGVPFPSPSSNQESDTETLAALMEHPTLLSASNSFKATPERKFSVPEESVTERSAQSKLVYLFQREFATVDPALVDFVGTDEATTCIGLAIRNRKNGMISVAHVDSPEIVDMGLSQMLSGVVDFNLDADLDVHLLGSFEDFPPRHSDYSTNSENHENMDGFSLPLCTKIVETLRSRREKFHIQTLCILGHNTRRDSNNVAYPIFNGLVVETSSGSVLPASFNRTSRCPDEVVRRIRVTAAYEDSTWNGKLLETYDTQTDRFIIAPCYWTRRQVQIANSLKYLSDTEILHVCSTSPSAEGPDFVENERRIWDYLIKQPDWRKTFPGKRPRIFERTDTGGWKRC
- the LOC107409634 gene encoding uncharacterized protein LOC107409634, which produces MSKEQTKQNRTWGTWEELLLACAVKRHGLSDWDSVAMEVQSRTSLPHLLTTAQNCRLKYNDLSRRFTSTDVVFDHSRPENGSGVAAVTVDDIPWLDQLRKLRVDELRQELERYDVSILSLQLKVKELEEEREQGLKDDEGHKSKSDLEDSNQYRSENDKSQNDQKETDKNGDAVVVLGGQPDPENHSVKESNSTGRKSDNDKVGGEEIKSELEQDRSGPGEDGPVSRASEPVGKESESDSDSDKGSSDTVGKNPRVVESSEPSRRSKADESSELRDSAAQSKGETRESGEVQSSASLTRKRNGKRRRRKEVSDGSSGGEEASEAHEEVSARSRPLFGLLQTVRTHQHGSLFERRLQSQETDGYNNMIRKHLDLKAIETKLQKGSYSSCALAFYRDLLILFTNATIFFPKSSLESIAAYELRQLVSKELKKNTRAPGPDPSPEPSESLPPTSPSHTKLETSDLFLPKNKPNVPIIVCRKRSSISSKPSSSSFAQKEEQQSDEKKPVLDLKPPVINPKEKPVTGTRSSRRSKENVTNSSAAPAKKQSSTNLGKMEKKKPEALPIEKKRSAADFLKRIKRNSRGEGSGGEQKGKDGEQKGKDSGKGEKGKERVLRPNGDRKAAHKEKSSPSKRSVGRPPKKAAETNAVSSKRSREGGGKETSKRPRKRSRR